The Methylococcus sp. Mc7 genomic sequence CGGCGATCCGGCATCCATGCGCACTACGAGGAGCTTTGCGGACTTCCGGCATCGATCCGGAACAAAATGTGGCTGTACCACTACCAGGACGGACCCCTGCCCGACGCGACCGGAGCGGGTTTCCACGGCTTCGTCCGGCAGGGACAGGTTTTCGAATTCTGAAATCCGGGTGACGGTCAGCCCCGCGGGGCGAGCAGGGCTTCGATCTTGGCCAGCAGCCGGTCGAATTCGACCGGTTTGGTGTCGTAATCGTCGCAACCGGCTTCGATGGCCTTGTCGCGGTCGCCGGACATGGCATGGGCCGTCAGCGCGATGACCGGAATGCCGCGGGTCGCTTCTTCGGCCTTCAGTTTCCGGGTCGCCTCCCAGCCGTCCATCACCGGCAGGCTCATGTCCATCAGGACGACGTCCGGCAGTTCGGCCTGGGCCACCGCCACACCTTCCGCACCATCGACCGCGATGACCAGCTCGTAGCCGCGCCGCAGCAGACGCCGGCTGAGCATGTCCCGGTTCATTTCGTTGTCTTCCACCAGCAATATCTTCGCCATGGCCGCTTCTCCTAGGCTGTTGTCCCGAGGCATGCGCTGATCCGGTCGCCGAGTTCCCGCAGCAGGTCCTCCCTTCCCCGCGCCCCCTTGTTGACCACGTATTCTACGTAGCCGTTCAGGCGCTGGCGATCTTCGGCGGTGAGATCCTTGGCGGTGACGACGATCACGGGTATCGAACGCCAGGCTTCCTGCTGGCGCAATTCCTCCAGGAAGCTGAAGCCGTCCATTTCCGGCATCATCAGGTCCAGGACGATCAGTTCGGGGCGGTTTTCCGCCACCCGTCCGAGCGCCACCCGCCCGTTTTCGGCTTCCTCGACCACCCAACCCTCGTGCTCCAGCATCCGTCGCATCAGCTCCCTGAGATCGGCGTGGTCTTCCACCAGCAACACGGGACAAGGCGGATGGGCGCAGCGGTACTTCTGCAGCACTTTGGCCAAGTAGTCCCTGTCGATGGGCTTGGTCAGAAAATCGGTGGCGCCGAGGGCGAATCCCAGATTCCTCTCGTCCAGTATGGTGGCCATGATGACCGGGATCGGCGCCAGTTCCGAATCGGCCTTCAGCGCCGTCAACACCGCCCAGCCGTCCATTCCCGGCATCATGACGTCGAGAATGATCGCCCCCGGCCTCAGTTCCCTGGCGAGTTTCAGCCCTTCCTGGCCGCTCTCCGCCTCCTCCATGCGCAGGCCCTGCTGATCCAGGAAGCGCCGCATCAGGTCGCGCGCCGCCGGATCGTCGTCGATCACCAGCACGGTGGGAATCCCCTTGGCCAAAACCGATCCGGGCTCCGCGGCCTGCGCCTTTTCCGGCACGCCGCCATCGACGGGCAGATGAATCGTGAAGGTCGAGCCGACCCCCGCCTCGCTCTCCACGGTGATGTCCCCGCCCATCATCTGGCAGAAACGGCGGCTCAGGACCAGCCCCAGGCCGGTGCCGCCGAAATTCCGTGTGGTCGACGCATCGGCCTGCGAAAACGCCTGGAAGAGACGGGTCATCTGGTCCGGGGTGATGCCGATCCCGGTGTCGCGGACCGCGAAATGCAGCCAGTCCCTTCCATCGACGCTTTCCCTGTCGACGGCCAGGGTGACGACGCCGTCGCGGGTGAACTTGGAGGCATTGCTCAGCAGGTTGAACAAGGCCTGCCGCACCTTGGTCAAATCGGCCCGGATCGAACCCGTGCCTTCGGCATACTGGATCTCGAGGCGGTTGTTGTTCTTGGCGACCACCGGCGCAATGGTCGCCACCACGTCGTCGAGCATGGGAACCACCTCGAAGGTCTCCAGGTAGACCTCCATTTTCCCCGCCTCGATCTTCGAAAGATCCAGCACGTCGTTGATCAGCGCCAACAGATGCTTGCCGGAAGCGCGGATCTTGTTCAGGTCGGCCAGTTCCTCCTCGCGCCCCGCGTCTTCGGCATCCTCCGCCAGGATCTCGCTGTAGCCGATGATGGCGTTGAGCGGCGTGCGCAGCTCATGCGACATGTTGGCGAGGAATTCCGATTTGAGTCGCGTCGCTTCGAGGGCCGCATCGCGCGCTTCCGCCAGCTCGATGTGGGCGGCTTCCAGTTGCGTCTTCCGCTGTTCCGACAGCTTCACGGCCTCGACCAGGCTCAGGACCTTGGGAACCTGCAGCGGCAGCACCAGCGCGGTGGCGACCGAAACCACGGCGGTCCGGAGCTTGGTGTATCCGGACAGCCAGTAGCTCGCGTTCCAGATCGTCCACGCCCCCATGAAATGGGTGACCGCGCAGGCGACGATGAAGAGTCCGAAGGCCAGGAATATCCAGGAAAACGGTATGTCGCGACGGGCCCGATGGATGAGATAGACCAGGGTCGCCGAGATGCAGACATAGGAGAGCCCGATCAGGAGATCGGTGCTCAGGTGCAGCCACCACAGTTGCGGCACCCAGAGGTAGCACATGCCGTGCGGCATGAAGGACTGGCCGCTGACGCCGGTCGCGAACAGGTTCGCCGCCAGTCTCGGCCAGGACAACAACAGCGTCGCGGCTATCGCCACGAGCACGAGCCCGTAGGAGAACCAGCGCAGCTGCGAGACCTGCTCGATACTCTCCGGATTGGGCGGACTTGCCGGGGAAATCTCTCGACTTGACATGATCGGCTCTCCGATGGGCAGTGACCGGCGTCTGGGAGCACGGCGCACACGGCCCGGCGGCCCACCCCCGAGTCCTTTCCAATCCAGAAATGAGCCTGAAGGAGGGTTCTGAGTGAACCTGTTCAGGCGGCGGGTTGTTGGGCTGTGTTGATGTATTGGAACAGTTCGGTGCGCGCCTGGTTGAGGAGTCGCGCGGCCTCATTGTCGCTGATGGCGTAGGCGATTTCATCCAGTTGTTTGAAGGAGATGCCGGGCTTGAGGTACTGCTCGGCCTCGGGCAGGGATTTGAGTTTTTCGTAGGGGGTCATGAGATTGGCGTAGGGATAGCGCTTGCGCCGTTTGCCCTTGGCGTCGACGACCGCCTCGGGGAAGAGGCAGGGGCGGTGGAAGTTGAGATAGGGGGTGAGGACGCCGCTGGAGAAGGCGTTGACCCGCGCGGCGAAGCGTCCGGGGATGTGGGCATAGCCGAGGTGCTTGCGCACGACGGAGCCGTTCTTGCTTTCGACGAGGGCGTTGTCGTTGGTCTGGCGGGCGCGGGACTTGGTGAAGTCGATGCGCAGTTTCTCCAGGAGTTGGGCGACCCGGTGGTTGATGTACTCCGAACCGTTGTCGGAGTGGAAGCCGAGGATGACGAAGGGGAAGCTGTCGAGGAGCTGGTTGAGCGCCGGGATGAGGAAGCGCTCGCTGATCCGTTCGACGCTGACGACGCACTGCATCTGGGTGGCCTCGTCGACGGCGTTGAGGTGGTAGAGGCCCTTGATGCCGTCGAGATCGCCCTGATGGACGGAATCGACGCGCAGGAAGCCGGGGCGTCCGTCCGGAAAGGGTTTGCGGCGCTCGCCGATGGCGACGGGCGTGGGGCGGGTCTTGTCGTAGTGAGTGCGCTGCCGCCGATAGGTCGTGGAGTGGCGGAGGTTGTAGAGGCCGCCGTTGGAGATGCGGGCGAGGCGGACGAAGCGCTGATCCGAGAAGACGTGGAAGGCGCGCTCGCAGAGCTTGCGGGTGGCGGGGCCGGAGAGGGTGCCGTGGAGGGCATCGAGTTCGGCCAGGAGCACGGCATCCTGGGGCAGATAGCGACGCTGAAAGGCGTTGGCCGGCCGACCGCGGTGGTCGCGTACCCGTCCCGTTCGGCGGTACTGCGCGATCAGGCGGGTGATCTGGGCGCGGGAGAAGCCGCTGACCTTGATCAGGTAATCCCGGACGATCCCCTTGTCGGCCTTGCCGAGGCGCAGGTAACCGAGCTGACAGAGCGAGGACTCGATCCAGCCATAGGCCTCCGGGCGGGAGGGTACGGTGAAGTCCAGCGGTGAGGCGCCATCCAGGAAGGCCCGGATCTCGTCGAGGGTTTGAAGGCGTTGGGTATGCAGTTTCACGATCATCCTCCGATGATCCCAAAACCCACCCCCTTCAGGCTCACCTTCCGGTGGAATCACGCCCCTCCTTCAGGCTCATCTTCCGTTGGACAAGGCTCCCCGTTGACAGCGTTTACGGAAATCGGTGGAATGTCAAGGCGCCTTCCAGAGACCCGTCTGGCAGGGTCGGCAGGGATATCCGACCTGCGCCGGACGGCGATGAGGTCGCTCGAAACCCCTTCGAAGCCTTACCGGGCATGGATTTTCGAAGCCGACCCTCAAGTCTTTGCGAGGCACCATGGACCCCACGGACTCGACGCCGATTCATCGGCCGCCAGCGCCATGACCGGCACGACGGCACCGCCTCCCGACAAACGGGGGAAACTGGGCCTGGCCAAAATCCGCCATGGCCTGCGGACACCCATCAACCATATCATCGGCTATGCCGAAATCCTCCGGGAGGAAACCGCCGACAGCCTGCCCGCCGCTTTCGTCACCGATCTGGAAAAGATCCACAGCAGCGGCTACATCCTGCTGGCGCTGATCAACCGGCATCTGGGCGAGGACTGCACGCCCAACGCGGAACCCGATCTCCACGCCCTCAGCCACGAGCTGCGCACCCCGGTGAATCACATCATCGGCTATGGCGAACTGCTGGCCGAACAGTGCGACGAACTGGGCCAGCCGGACCTGAAGCCGGACCTCGCCAGGATCGTGTCCGCCGCCCACACCTGGCTGGAGATGATGGAGGAACATTTCGGCAAGCGCGCGAATCCGCCTGCCGAACCGCCCTCGAACCCACCGCCTCCGGCCGCGAATTCCCCGAGCCTGCGGGAACACTGGGTCAGCATCCCTCCCACCGAAGCCCCCTCCCGCAGCATTTGCACCGGTCACCTGCTGCTGGCGGACGACGACGAGCCCAACCGCGACCTGCTGCGCAGAAGGCTGGAGAAGCTGGGCTACCGGATCACGACCTGCGGGGACGGCCTGGAAGCGCTGGCGCTGGTCCGCGACACCCTGCCGGACTTGGTGCTGCTGGACATGCTGATGCCCGGGCTCAACGGCGACGAAGTCCTGGTCCGCATCAAATCGGACGAAACCCTGAGCCACGTGCCGGTCATCATGATTTCGGCGCTGGACCAGGTGGAGGGCATCGCCCATTGCATCGAGCTCGGTGCGGAGGACTACCTCGCCAAGCCCTTCAATCCGATCGTCCTGCGTGCGCGCATCGGCGCCGTGCTGGAGAAAAAGCGGCTGCGCGACCTCGAACAGGTCTACCTGAAGCAGATCGACGGGGAACGGGCGCGTTCCGACCGCCTGCTGCTGAACATCCTCCCTCAGCCCATCGCCGACCGCCTGAAAAAGGGCGAAGGCCATATCGTGAACACCTTCGACGAGGTCACGGTCATGTTCGCGGACCTGGCGGGTTTCACCGCCTTGTCCACGGCGATGCCGCCCACCCAGTTGGTCCGCCTGCTCGACCGGATTTTTTCGGCCTTCGACGAACTGGCGGACCGGCACGGGCTGGAGAAGATCAAGACCATCGGCGATGCCTACATGGCCGCGGCCGGCCTGCCGTTCCCGCACCAGGACCACGCGGCGGCCGCCGCCCGCATGGCGCAGGACATGCACCGGACCATCGACCGGATCGGCGCCCAGTGCGCGACCGGGCTGAAAATGCGGATCGGCATCTGCACCGGCCCCGTCATCGCCGGCACCATCGGCCAGAAGAAGTTCATCTATGACCTCTGGGGCGATACGGTCAACACGGCGAGCCGCATGGAATCGCACGGCCTGCCCGGCCGCACCCAGGTCGCCGCCAGCACCTACGGACTGCTCCGCGGCCGTTTCGAGTTCGAAGAGCGCGGCACCATCGACATCCGAGGCAAAGGCCCGATGAAGGCGTATCTCCTCCTTTCAAGTTGAGCGGCACCCCGCGCCCTTGCAATAGCACCGATGACAATTTCCCCAGAGCAGCCGAGAAGAGCACATGAAAAGCCCAGCGGAACACATCGAAACCCAGCGCGTCATGGTCGGGACCGACAGGTCCGAAACGGCTGATCAGGCGGTCCGGTGGGCCGCATCGTTCGCCGAACGATACGACGCCGAACTCTTCGTGGCGCAGGTGATCTCACCCAGGAATCCGGCGTCCACCGAATACGGCGCCGCCGAACGCACCCAGGCCGCGCTGGCGGGCGAGGAGCTCGCCGCCTACGCCCGCCAGCTCGCCGGTGCGCGCGGCCGCGGACTGGTCCTCATCGACCCGGATCCCGCCGCGGCAATCGTTCGCGCGGCCGAGCAGGAGAACATCGACGTGCTGGTCGTCGGCAACCTGGGCATGGCGGGGCGGAAGGAATTCCTGCTGGGCAACGTCCCGAACCGCATCAGCCACAACGCCCGCTGCACCGTGGTGATCGTGAATACCATGCCGACCGGGGACCAGCCCTCCAAGCCCTCGCAGATTTTCGTCCGAGGCAGCGAGCCGGCGCCCACCGAGCCTCGGCTGATGGCGCGTGGCGGCCAGATCGCGGCGGTGATGGCAAGGCACGGATTGAAGGAGCTGTTCGGACGTCCAGACGAGGAAGGATCGACCGGCCGGCGGCGGCAGGCCAAACGGCTGCGCTCGGCGCTCGAGGAACTCGGCCCCACCTTTTCCAAGCTCGGCCAGATCCTGTCGACTCGGCCCGACCTGCTGCCCCCCGAGTACATCGAGGAACTGGAGAAGCTGCAGGACCATGTGCCGCCGCTGACCGAGCGGGAAGTCGTCGGGGTGTTCGAACGGGAACTCGGCGTGCCCTGGGAGGACGTGTTCGAGTCGATCGAGCCGAACCCGCTGGCCGCCGGCACCATCGCCCAGGTTCACCGCGCCACGCTGGTGGGGGGAAGCCGGATCGTGGTCAAGGCACAGCGGCCCAACGCCCGCGAGGAGATCGAACAGGACCTCGCCCTGCTGGAGGTGTTCGCCGAAAAGGTCGGAGAGCGTCCGGCCCTGAAGAAAGTCATCGACATGGAAGCGGTCTTCAAGCACCTCTCCTCATCGCTGCACCGCGAACTCGACTTCCGGCAGGAGGCCGAGAACATCGCGCGGATGCGGGAGGTCCTCATGGGCTACGACCGCCTCAGCGTCCCCGCGATCCATAACGACTTGTCGACCTCGCGCATCCTGGTGATGGAAGAAGTCCAGGGCGTGCCGGTGGTGGAAGCGCCGGAAGGCCCCGAGCGGTCGAAGGCCGCCCGGCAACTGCTGGAAAGCTATTACAAGCAGATTCTCGTCGACGGCTTCTTCCACGCCGACCCGCACCCCGGCAACCTGAAATGGTGGAACGAGCGGATCTATTTCCTCGATTTCGGGATGGTCGGCGACGTCGGCCCCGAGGTCCGCGAAAACCTCATGCTGCTGCTGATGGCGTTCTGGCAGGGCGATGCCGTGTTCCTCAGCGAAGTCACGCTGATGCTGGCCGGCGCCACCGACCGAAGCGACCTGGACATCGCCCGCTTCCAGGCCGAAATCGGCGAGCTGATGGCGAAATACCGGACTGCGGCGCTGGCGGACATGCAGATCGGCGTGATTCTCCAGGAAATGTGCGAGATCGCGCTGCGTTACGAGGTCCCCATGCCGGCTTCACTGACGCTGATCGGCAAGGCGCTGGCCCAGGTCCAGATGGCCACGGCGCGGCTCGACCCCACGCTCGATCCTTTCGACATCGCCGGCCATTTCCTGATGCGGTCGATGTTCAAGGGCATGAGGTCCCGGCTCGATCCGAAGGCTCTGCTCTACCAATCCCAGAAGCTGCAGGTGCGGGCCACACGGGTGATCGACGCGCTGGAACGCTTGGTCGGCGCCCGGCCGGGACCCAAGCTCGAGGTGAAATTCCGCGCCAACACGCTCGAAGACGTCGTGCACCGAACCGGACACCGTGTGGCCTTGGGGCTGACGGCCGCCGCCAGCCTGCTCGCCGCCGGACTCACGGCCGGCTCGGCGGCGGTCACGGAATGGATCCCCGCGGGCTTTGGCGTCGGAGGGGCGGTGCTGACCCTCGGTTTGATCGCCGATGCGATGCGCCAGCGCTGAAGGCCAAGGCGTAGACCAGGGCTGGCCCGCCGCATGCTCAAAACCTGGAAGTTCCGCCCCGGCGGATCGAACGCAGAATGGATTTCTCGAGGCCATAGGCCATGACGGCCATGACCAGCCCGACCAGCCGGCGCTCCAGCCGCTGAAAGAAAGACCTCCGAGATCGACCGTTCATGCCTTCTCCCCCGCCCGATGGGCAAACCCAAGGCGCCGCCCAATCGGCGAGTCCTCAGGGAATGTCAAACGCCCGCTCATCCTCCGGCATACCGGACCCTTGAAAGAATTCCGGCCCGAGTTCGGAAACCGGGGCGCCCTTACAGCGGAAATTCGCGATGAGCTTGCCGCCCTTGTCGACGACGACGCCGTCCTTTTTCCAGCCCTTGCCGCTGCCGGTATAGACCACGTAGTTGTACTCGCCCTTGCTGAAGCGCAGAAAGGCGCCGCCGCCGCCGGAATACATCAGGGTTCCCCCTTTGGCGGCGGTCGCCGGATGGGCGGCCGGATCGGGCAACCTGATTTCCGGATGGCCTTCCGAGCCGAACCGGTACTGGATGGAACCCGCCGTCGGCGACAGCTCCTTCGACGCGCAGACCGACACGATCTTCTCGCCCACATTGCAGGAGAACACCGTTTTCTCCTCCACGGTACAGTGGCCGGCCGCTGCGTGTGAAGCAGCCGGGACCAGGCCGAGCGCCAACAAACCCGCAATTCTTTTCATTTGAACCCCCTTACGAGCCGGAAATGCCGATCTTACTTCAGATGACCGCCTCCCGGGATACAAGCGGCTTGTTTGGGGCAGCGACCGTCCTCCTGAAACCATTCGGCGGAATCGCAGCGGATTGCATGAGTCGGTCAACCCGGCGTCACCAAAGTCAGGCGGGGGAAATAATGCGCATACCTGCCGGCGTCACGCGTCAACAAAGGGATTCCGAGAATAGCCGCGTGTGCTCCGATAAAGAAATCCGGCAGGACGCCCTGCTTGGTGCCTTTTTGCCGGCGATATTGGAGAAAGGCCTTTCCCGCCAGGAACAGGGCTTCCCGCGGGATCGACTCGACGATCAAACCGGCTTCGGCCAGCATGGCTTCCAGTTCCTCGATGCGATGGAACGCGATCGACAACTCGGCATAAACGACGGGGTTGATGATCAGGACATCGTTCAGGGCGGCTCGATCCAATTGCTCTTGCGACCAGTCGGCCCAGATGGGGTCGTCTTCGATGACATCGAGAATGACGT encodes the following:
- a CDS encoding adenylate/guanylate cyclase domain-containing protein, whose amino-acid sequence is MTGTTAPPPDKRGKLGLAKIRHGLRTPINHIIGYAEILREETADSLPAAFVTDLEKIHSSGYILLALINRHLGEDCTPNAEPDLHALSHELRTPVNHIIGYGELLAEQCDELGQPDLKPDLARIVSAAHTWLEMMEEHFGKRANPPAEPPSNPPPPAANSPSLREHWVSIPPTEAPSRSICTGHLLLADDDEPNRDLLRRRLEKLGYRITTCGDGLEALALVRDTLPDLVLLDMLMPGLNGDEVLVRIKSDETLSHVPVIMISALDQVEGIAHCIELGAEDYLAKPFNPIVLRARIGAVLEKKRLRDLEQVYLKQIDGERARSDRLLLNILPQPIADRLKKGEGHIVNTFDEVTVMFADLAGFTALSTAMPPTQLVRLLDRIFSAFDELADRHGLEKIKTIGDAYMAAAGLPFPHQDHAAAAARMAQDMHRTIDRIGAQCATGLKMRIGICTGPVIAGTIGQKKFIYDLWGDTVNTASRMESHGLPGRTQVAASTYGLLRGRFEFEERGTIDIRGKGPMKAYLLLSS
- a CDS encoding DDE-type integrase/transposase/recombinase encodes the protein MKLHTQRLQTLDEIRAFLDGASPLDFTVPSRPEAYGWIESSLCQLGYLRLGKADKGIVRDYLIKVSGFSRAQITRLIAQYRRTGRVRDHRGRPANAFQRRYLPQDAVLLAELDALHGTLSGPATRKLCERAFHVFSDQRFVRLARISNGGLYNLRHSTTYRRQRTHYDKTRPTPVAIGERRKPFPDGRPGFLRVDSVHQGDLDGIKGLYHLNAVDEATQMQCVVSVERISERFLIPALNQLLDSFPFVILGFHSDNGSEYINHRVAQLLEKLRIDFTKSRARQTNDNALVESKNGSVVRKHLGYAHIPGRFAARVNAFSSGVLTPYLNFHRPCLFPEAVVDAKGKRRKRYPYANLMTPYEKLKSLPEAEQYLKPGISFKQLDEIAYAISDNEAARLLNQARTELFQYINTAQQPAA
- a CDS encoding response regulator — protein: MAKILLVEDNEMNRDMLSRRLLRRGYELVIAVDGAEGVAVAQAELPDVVLMDMSLPVMDGWEATRKLKAEEATRGIPVIALTAHAMSGDRDKAIEAGCDDYDTKPVEFDRLLAKIEALLAPRG
- a CDS encoding AarF/UbiB family protein, translating into MKSPAEHIETQRVMVGTDRSETADQAVRWAASFAERYDAELFVAQVISPRNPASTEYGAAERTQAALAGEELAAYARQLAGARGRGLVLIDPDPAAAIVRAAEQENIDVLVVGNLGMAGRKEFLLGNVPNRISHNARCTVVIVNTMPTGDQPSKPSQIFVRGSEPAPTEPRLMARGGQIAAVMARHGLKELFGRPDEEGSTGRRRQAKRLRSALEELGPTFSKLGQILSTRPDLLPPEYIEELEKLQDHVPPLTEREVVGVFERELGVPWEDVFESIEPNPLAAGTIAQVHRATLVGGSRIVVKAQRPNAREEIEQDLALLEVFAEKVGERPALKKVIDMEAVFKHLSSSLHRELDFRQEAENIARMREVLMGYDRLSVPAIHNDLSTSRILVMEEVQGVPVVEAPEGPERSKAARQLLESYYKQILVDGFFHADPHPGNLKWWNERIYFLDFGMVGDVGPEVRENLMLLLMAFWQGDAVFLSEVTLMLAGATDRSDLDIARFQAEIGELMAKYRTAALADMQIGVILQEMCEIALRYEVPMPASLTLIGKALAQVQMATARLDPTLDPFDIAGHFLMRSMFKGMRSRLDPKALLYQSQKLQVRATRVIDALERLVGARPGPKLEVKFRANTLEDVVHRTGHRVALGLTAAASLLAAGLTAGSAAVTEWIPAGFGVGGAVLTLGLIADAMRQR
- a CDS encoding type II toxin-antitoxin system VapC family toxin codes for the protein MVLVDTNVILDVIEDDPIWADWSQEQLDRAALNDVLIINPVVYAELSIAFHRIEELEAMLAEAGLIVESIPREALFLAGKAFLQYRRQKGTKQGVLPDFFIGAHAAILGIPLLTRDAGRYAHYFPRLTLVTPG
- a CDS encoding response regulator; this translates as MSSREISPASPPNPESIEQVSQLRWFSYGLVLVAIAATLLLSWPRLAANLFATGVSGQSFMPHGMCYLWVPQLWWLHLSTDLLIGLSYVCISATLVYLIHRARRDIPFSWIFLAFGLFIVACAVTHFMGAWTIWNASYWLSGYTKLRTAVVSVATALVLPLQVPKVLSLVEAVKLSEQRKTQLEAAHIELAEARDAALEATRLKSEFLANMSHELRTPLNAIIGYSEILAEDAEDAGREEELADLNKIRASGKHLLALINDVLDLSKIEAGKMEVYLETFEVVPMLDDVVATIAPVVAKNNNRLEIQYAEGTGSIRADLTKVRQALFNLLSNASKFTRDGVVTLAVDRESVDGRDWLHFAVRDTGIGITPDQMTRLFQAFSQADASTTRNFGGTGLGLVLSRRFCQMMGGDITVESEAGVGSTFTIHLPVDGGVPEKAQAAEPGSVLAKGIPTVLVIDDDPAARDLMRRFLDQQGLRMEEAESGQEGLKLARELRPGAIILDVMMPGMDGWAVLTALKADSELAPIPVIMATILDERNLGFALGATDFLTKPIDRDYLAKVLQKYRCAHPPCPVLLVEDHADLRELMRRMLEHEGWVVEEAENGRVALGRVAENRPELIVLDLMMPEMDGFSFLEELRQQEAWRSIPVIVVTAKDLTAEDRQRLNGYVEYVVNKGARGREDLLRELGDRISACLGTTA